The Aureibacillus halotolerans genome includes a region encoding these proteins:
- the pdaA gene encoding delta-lactam-biosynthetic de-N-acetylase, which translates to MFIAFSTCCALLLSSATVYAASTTPIHWGFVRSKNEVAPEAGKHADALLEKYNAFYKDADATEKTVYLTFDNGYENGYTAKILDVLKKTETPGAFFITGHYLKDQPELVNRMVDEGHIVGNHSWSHPDMTTVSREKFAQELSKVSDGFKELTGQDGMTYLRPPRGIFSERSLEWSQELGYVNVFWSLAFVDWKIDQQRGGDYAYNEIMKQAHPGAVFLLHTVSKDNADALERAINDLKARGYQFASLDDYMLDHTMIDPLAN; encoded by the coding sequence ATGTTCATCGCATTCTCCACCTGCTGTGCCTTGTTATTGTCCTCTGCAACGGTGTATGCAGCTTCAACAACCCCGATTCATTGGGGATTCGTCAGAAGCAAAAACGAAGTAGCGCCCGAAGCCGGAAAACATGCCGATGCTTTATTGGAAAAATACAATGCCTTTTACAAAGATGCGGACGCCACTGAAAAAACCGTCTATCTCACCTTTGACAATGGCTATGAAAATGGCTACACTGCGAAAATTCTTGATGTCCTAAAGAAAACCGAAACCCCAGGAGCTTTTTTTATTACGGGGCATTATTTGAAGGACCAGCCTGAGCTTGTCAATCGGATGGTGGACGAGGGGCATATCGTTGGCAACCATTCGTGGAGCCATCCAGACATGACGACTGTATCGAGAGAGAAATTTGCACAGGAGCTTTCAAAAGTAAGTGACGGATTTAAAGAACTGACAGGGCAAGATGGGATGACCTATTTGCGTCCTCCCCGAGGTATTTTCAGTGAACGCTCTTTGGAATGGTCGCAGGAGCTTGGCTATGTCAATGTGTTCTGGTCCTTGGCGTTCGTGGACTGGAAGATTGATCAGCAGCGTGGTGGCGATTATGCGTATAACGAAATTATGAAGCAAGCCCATCCAGGAGCTGTATTTTTACTGCACACGGTATCCAAAGACAATGCTGATGCCTTGGAGCGTGCGATTAACGACTTGAAAGCTCGAGGTTACCAATTTGCCTCCCTAGACGATTACATGCTTGACCATACGATGATTGATCCGTTGGCGAACTAG
- the rlmD gene encoding 23S rRNA (uracil(1939)-C(5))-methyltransferase RlmD encodes MTNPGQQPLKQGQKFPLKIKRLGINGEGVGHYKGQTVFVKGALPGETVFLQAERIHPRFTEATLLKIDRSSKKRIEPPCPVFDVCGGCQIQHLSYKGQLDHKRDLVMQAMTRFGPKGLPLEKLIKPTVGMDDPWHYRNKSQMQIRRVNGKLLTGLYQEGSHKLVDLSHCPVQHESINAATQKVKRIVDQLQIDIYDERKHKGTLRSIVVRTGFKSGELQVVLVTKTKELPKRELLISELRKELPDMTSLVQNIQPEKTSLVMGKESVVLFGNEKVEERLGDRTYELSATAFFQLNPIQTEKLYNEVSRVASLTGTEKVADLYCGVGTIGLWLAKKAGEVRGMDITTSAIDDARKNATKNGVKNAVYETGTPEEWLKRWRSEGWKPDVVVMDPPRTGAGTVVPLLLKERPKQIIYVSCNPSTLAKDLNALSEAYSIKSMQPLDMFPQTAQVECVVELNLYKKTIG; translated from the coding sequence ATGACCAATCCAGGTCAGCAGCCATTAAAACAAGGACAAAAGTTTCCATTAAAGATAAAGCGCCTCGGCATTAATGGGGAAGGCGTAGGTCATTACAAAGGGCAAACAGTGTTTGTCAAAGGCGCGTTGCCAGGAGAAACGGTTTTCTTGCAGGCCGAGCGTATTCACCCGCGTTTTACAGAGGCCACATTGCTAAAAATCGACCGCTCATCAAAAAAGCGAATCGAGCCCCCCTGTCCCGTTTTTGACGTGTGCGGCGGTTGCCAAATTCAGCATTTGTCTTACAAAGGCCAGTTGGATCATAAACGCGATTTGGTGATGCAGGCAATGACACGCTTCGGACCTAAGGGACTGCCGCTTGAAAAGCTCATTAAGCCAACAGTCGGCATGGACGACCCGTGGCATTACCGCAATAAAAGCCAGATGCAGATTCGCCGTGTGAATGGAAAGCTGCTCACAGGGCTTTATCAAGAGGGGAGCCATAAACTCGTCGATTTGTCGCATTGTCCGGTCCAGCATGAATCGATCAATGCAGCCACGCAAAAGGTTAAACGAATCGTCGACCAGCTGCAAATTGATATATACGACGAGCGAAAGCATAAAGGCACGCTGCGCTCAATCGTCGTGCGCACCGGTTTTAAATCGGGAGAGCTTCAGGTGGTGCTCGTTACAAAAACGAAAGAGTTGCCAAAGCGTGAGCTGCTCATTTCGGAACTCCGCAAAGAACTTCCTGATATGACGTCGCTCGTGCAAAACATTCAACCAGAAAAAACATCCCTTGTGATGGGCAAGGAATCCGTCGTTTTGTTCGGAAATGAGAAGGTGGAGGAGCGACTCGGCGATCGAACGTACGAGCTAAGCGCCACGGCCTTTTTCCAGCTTAATCCGATCCAGACCGAAAAGCTCTACAACGAAGTGTCGCGTGTCGCTTCACTTACAGGCACAGAAAAGGTTGCCGATTTGTATTGCGGTGTTGGAACAATCGGGCTCTGGCTCGCTAAAAAAGCAGGAGAAGTCAGAGGAATGGACATCACAACCTCTGCAATTGACGATGCGCGGAAAAACGCCACCAAAAATGGCGTCAAAAACGCCGTTTACGAAACAGGAACCCCTGAAGAGTGGTTGAAGCGCTGGCGCAGTGAAGGCTGGAAGCCCGACGTGGTTGTTATGGATCCCCCACGCACCGGGGCCGGTACGGTCGTGCCCCTACTATTAAAGGAACGTCCAAAGCAAATCATTTACGTGTCGTGCAACCCGTCGACGCTTGCCAAGGACCTGAACGCTTTATCCGAGGCATACAGCATTAAATCTATGCAGCCCTTGGATATGTTCCCGCAGACTGCGCAGGTGGAGTGTGTGGTTGAATTGAATCTGTATAAGAAGACAATCGGGTGA
- the dcd gene encoding dCTP deaminase, with the protein MILSDKTIEAKLASGDISIDPLTPEQIQPASVDLRLGRHFLKIDENSITGMSLDKSATYVEFERDTIVIPPSSFLLATTKEYIKIANNLTAFVEGRSSIGRMGLFIQNAGWVDPGFEGQITLELFNANRVPIELTADRRICQLVFAQMDQASHKPYAGKYQGQTNAVQSRVFLDKDIVTK; encoded by the coding sequence ATGATTCTTTCTGATAAAACGATTGAGGCGAAGCTTGCCTCTGGAGACATCTCGATTGATCCATTGACACCGGAGCAAATCCAGCCGGCGTCAGTTGATTTACGCTTGGGTCGCCATTTCTTGAAAATAGACGAGAATTCAATTACCGGCATGTCTTTGGACAAGTCGGCCACCTATGTGGAATTTGAGCGCGATACAATTGTCATTCCACCAAGCTCTTTCTTGTTGGCGACTACAAAAGAGTATATTAAAATCGCGAATAACCTAACGGCCTTCGTCGAGGGACGAAGCTCCATTGGTCGAATGGGTCTGTTTATTCAAAACGCAGGGTGGGTTGATCCGGGATTCGAAGGTCAGATTACGCTTGAGCTGTTCAACGCGAACCGGGTGCCAATTGAGCTTACCGCCGACCGTCGTATTTGTCAGCTTGTGTTTGCACAAATGGACCAGGCGAGTCACAAACCATATGCCGGGAAATATCAAGGGCAAACCAATGCTGTTCAAAGCCGCGTGTTTCTTGACAAAGATATTGTCACTAAATAA
- the folE2 gene encoding GTP cyclohydrolase FolE2, whose product MSSSKSLPTKADRLALFGSVPPGERTKPSKKEDMPDLQNLEKDFLFSIKSVGITNVKFPVALHSPFTPTQQTVVGTFALTSSLLQHQKGTNMSRFTEMLTQHREENGAFDVSLRSCHSFLQKLADRLAQPDASMRIDFPWGIDRKAPLSDFSAFHYVDVFIKADYDRASDQTSFSVGLQARITTLCPCSKEISEYSAHNQRGIVTMETTLYSDHALDFQWKEALLEAAESNASSILYPVLKRPDEKYVTEKAYENPRFVEDMVRLVASDLFEMDAVQSFSVHCQNEESIHLHDAVAEIEFDKEA is encoded by the coding sequence ATGAGTTCATCAAAATCATTGCCAACCAAAGCCGACCGTTTAGCGCTTTTTGGTTCTGTCCCTCCAGGAGAACGGACAAAGCCGTCAAAAAAAGAAGACATGCCTGATTTGCAAAATCTCGAAAAAGATTTCTTGTTTTCAATAAAGTCTGTAGGTATTACGAATGTGAAATTCCCAGTCGCACTTCATTCACCGTTCACGCCAACACAACAAACAGTCGTTGGTACATTTGCATTGACCTCTTCTTTGCTGCAGCATCAAAAAGGGACAAACATGAGCCGTTTCACGGAAATGCTTACGCAGCATCGTGAAGAAAACGGAGCCTTTGATGTTTCATTACGCTCTTGTCATTCATTTTTGCAAAAGCTTGCTGATCGGCTTGCACAACCTGATGCATCCATGCGCATTGATTTTCCATGGGGCATTGATCGCAAAGCGCCTCTATCGGATTTTTCGGCCTTTCATTATGTCGATGTGTTTATCAAGGCCGACTATGATCGAGCCAGTGATCAAACATCCTTTTCAGTAGGTTTACAAGCAAGAATCACAACATTGTGTCCTTGCTCAAAGGAAATCAGTGAGTACAGTGCCCATAATCAACGTGGCATCGTTACGATGGAAACAACGCTTTACAGCGATCATGCATTGGATTTTCAATGGAAAGAGGCCTTGCTTGAAGCTGCTGAGAGCAATGCAAGCTCCATCCTTTACCCTGTATTGAAACGACCTGATGAAAAATACGTCACAGAAAAAGCCTATGAAAATCCGCGATTTGTTGAGGATATGGTTCGTCTTGTTGCTAGTGATTTGTTTGAAATGGACGCGGTGCAAAGTTTTAGCGTTCACTGTCAAAATGAGGAATCGATTCATCTCCATGACGCGGTTGCTGAAATTGAGTTTGACAAAGAGGCGTAA
- the yidD gene encoding membrane protein insertion efficiency factor YidD, with product MKHAFLLVIRLYQKVISPLKPPTCRFYPTCSHYGREAIEKHGALAGGWLTIRRLAKCHPFHPGGIDPVPEKSSQAHHHKTKCR from the coding sequence ATGAAACATGCCTTTCTTTTGGTGATTCGTTTGTATCAAAAAGTCATCTCACCTCTCAAGCCACCGACCTGTCGTTTTTATCCTACTTGCTCACACTACGGTCGTGAAGCGATTGAGAAGCATGGTGCCTTAGCTGGTGGCTGGCTGACGATAAGGCGTTTGGCAAAGTGCCATCCTTTTCATCCAGGCGGTATTGACCCAGTGCCAGAGAAGTCTTCACAGGCACATCATCATAAAACGAAATGTCGTTAA
- a CDS encoding helix-turn-helix domain-containing protein — MKTIFEQIGEKILTWLELHNETQTFIAKRMGVSKQVMSKIVNGKKAITLEEITKIADIIDVSVDELLRPKNDLKVIEEPVLFMIGTLENENTKEGMQFLNHVMNEMMGLEKVLGKK, encoded by the coding sequence ATGAAAACAATCTTTGAGCAAATTGGTGAAAAGATATTGACGTGGCTAGAACTCCATAATGAAACTCAGACATTCATTGCGAAGAGAATGGGCGTATCTAAACAGGTAATGAGTAAAATTGTTAATGGGAAAAAAGCAATTACTCTTGAAGAGATAACGAAGATCGCAGATATTATTGATGTATCTGTTGATGAGCTGCTTAGACCTAAAAATGATCTGAAAGTTATCGAAGAACCTGTTTTGTTTATGATCGGCACCTTAGAAAATGAGAACACGAAGGAAGGTATGCAATTTCTAAATCATGTAATGAACGAAATGATGGGGCTTGAAAAAGTACTGGGAAAAAAATAA
- a CDS encoding DNA-3-methyladenine glycosylase family protein, translating to MKRAVHIEKPYRFDQAILSLKKEPLLDADLQQRRVRLPFLYGEDKHIITIEQTSEADDTVSFSIDGPEEKNANDAAVRFASEVLDFNTSFATMHTHFTNSDLAELFQTYQGTPLVRDVNAYYCLMKTLIHQQLNVAFARTLTERFIRLCGEQKDGVWFMPDIERVASFSYESLREQQFSMRKAEYVIDLSREIVNGTLNLEKVATLPDEEVVQELTAYRGVGVWTARSFLLFGLGRADLFPSADVGLQKALHPLLGADVRPTTQELEQRSPAWAPYRSYASVYLWKSIENS from the coding sequence ATGAAGAGGGCAGTGCATATAGAAAAACCTTATCGTTTTGATCAGGCCATCCTGTCACTAAAAAAAGAGCCGTTGCTTGACGCGGATTTACAGCAGCGCCGTGTCCGTTTGCCATTCCTCTATGGAGAGGACAAGCACATCATTACGATTGAACAAACAAGCGAAGCGGACGACACCGTTTCTTTTTCAATAGATGGCCCTGAAGAGAAGAATGCGAATGATGCGGCTGTGAGGTTTGCTTCAGAGGTGTTGGACTTCAATACATCGTTCGCCACTATGCACACGCACTTTACGAACTCAGATTTAGCAGAGCTATTTCAGACCTATCAGGGGACACCCCTTGTACGGGATGTCAATGCGTATTACTGTTTGATGAAAACATTGATTCATCAGCAGCTCAATGTCGCCTTTGCGCGTACACTGACAGAGCGTTTTATCCGTCTTTGTGGCGAACAAAAGGACGGTGTTTGGTTTATGCCCGACATTGAACGTGTCGCAAGTTTTTCCTATGAATCGCTTCGTGAACAACAGTTTAGCATGCGCAAAGCGGAGTACGTCATTGACCTTTCAAGAGAAATCGTCAACGGGACATTGAATCTCGAAAAGGTCGCGACGTTACCCGACGAGGAGGTCGTTCAGGAATTAACTGCGTACCGTGGTGTCGGTGTGTGGACAGCGCGCTCGTTTCTGCTTTTTGGTCTCGGTCGTGCTGATCTATTTCCGTCCGCTGATGTGGGACTGCAAAAGGCACTACATCCTCTATTGGGTGCGGATGTAAGACCCACTACACAGGAGCTGGAGCAGCGCTCGCCAGCATGGGCACCTTATCGCAGCTATGCCTCCGTGTATTTATGGAAGTCAATTGAAAACAGCTAG
- the yfkAB gene encoding radical SAM/CxCxxxxC motif protein YfkAB, which yields MNETSVHTPTMKKPITPAFDPWEAYQDVTKHGKMTLSSVEFTTTTLCNMRCEHCAVGHMLTQRDAEALPIELLIQRLEEIPDLQTISITGGEPMLSKASVDNYVRPLMAYAHSRGVYTQVNSNLTLPFSRYESILPYLDVLHISHNWGTDDDFITGGFARMDRKPSEKSRAQYLQRMRDNARALTEAGVFVSAETMLNRRTLPHLQTIHEDVLAMGCQRHEIHPMYPADFAEDLDILSLEEIRDAIHHLLDFRDPSMWMLFGTLPFYSCTMDEKSLGLLHRLEKSSLCTVRNDPDGRSRLNVNIFDGSIHITDFDNDDACGSVVEQSLTSVFDAWLASASAKQLHCHCPAVKCLGPNVLVKEAYYPNESFANRSEQLTAFSKSHL from the coding sequence ATGAATGAAACATCAGTTCACACACCTACAATGAAAAAACCAATAACGCCAGCCTTTGACCCTTGGGAAGCCTATCAGGACGTAACGAAGCACGGAAAAATGACTCTATCGTCTGTCGAATTTACAACAACGACGTTATGCAATATGCGCTGTGAGCATTGCGCCGTCGGTCATATGCTGACGCAACGGGACGCCGAGGCGCTTCCGATTGAGCTCTTGATTCAACGCTTAGAGGAAATTCCTGATTTGCAAACGATTAGTATTACAGGCGGCGAACCAATGCTGTCGAAGGCAAGCGTAGACAATTATGTTCGACCACTCATGGCGTACGCCCACTCACGCGGTGTGTATACACAAGTCAACTCTAATTTGACACTGCCTTTTTCACGCTACGAGTCCATTCTGCCCTACCTTGATGTCCTACACATCTCACACAACTGGGGCACAGATGACGATTTTATCACTGGTGGTTTTGCGCGAATGGACCGCAAGCCTTCTGAAAAAAGCAGAGCTCAGTATTTGCAGCGCATGCGTGACAATGCCCGCGCGTTAACAGAGGCTGGGGTCTTTGTGTCGGCGGAGACGATGCTTAACAGAAGGACGCTCCCCCATCTGCAAACGATCCATGAAGATGTTCTTGCCATGGGCTGTCAGCGCCATGAAATTCACCCAATGTACCCGGCTGATTTTGCGGAGGATCTTGATATTCTAAGTCTAGAAGAAATCCGCGATGCCATTCATCATTTGCTTGATTTTCGTGATCCATCTATGTGGATGCTGTTCGGCACACTGCCATTTTATTCATGCACAATGGATGAAAAGAGCCTTGGTCTGCTCCATCGACTGGAGAAAAGTTCACTTTGCACGGTACGCAACGATCCAGATGGCCGTTCGCGTCTGAATGTAAACATCTTTGATGGATCGATCCATATCACTGACTTTGATAACGATGATGCTTGTGGATCCGTAGTTGAACAGTCCCTCACATCCGTTTTCGATGCGTGGCTTGCCTCCGCTTCTGCCAAGCAGCTTCACTGCCATTGCCCCGCAGTCAAATGCCTTGGCCCCAATGTGCTCGTGAAGGAAGCGTATTATCCAAATGAAAGCTTTGCCAATCGCTCTGAACAGCTTACGGCTTTTTCAAAATCTCACCTATGA
- a CDS encoding YfkD famly protein, producing the protein MKQLWLVVILFMIFPSIAFAKGNGENNEKALVPDSALNISQENTYPNSTNDQPYLKPSEAARELIDTAGIPIENPELIRLFNETQINMSPLSIGSRATIFLGEWPLAYTSEETSANWQYQLVNVNKIDNRGGTAPKQMAYAQENEKQVSGGLTAALPHGVTVQKMMQQKAKQKTKLSLAFSTIVGKGTKKEQFYNVPPKKLGYLYGYVPAVNERGHVTYGEVYLSIRGNSPEIVVKNVTQQGVGAWIPVQDYVSFTFMTSDSPRS; encoded by the coding sequence ATGAAGCAGCTTTGGCTGGTAGTTATTCTATTTATGATATTCCCGTCAATAGCATTTGCAAAGGGCAACGGGGAAAACAATGAAAAAGCATTGGTTCCAGATTCAGCGCTCAATATTTCGCAAGAGAACACCTACCCAAATTCGACAAATGATCAGCCATATCTTAAACCAAGTGAAGCCGCGCGTGAACTCATCGACACGGCTGGTATTCCAATTGAAAATCCAGAGCTCATTCGTTTGTTTAATGAGACGCAAATCAATATGTCGCCATTGTCCATTGGCTCAAGAGCGACCATTTTTCTTGGCGAATGGCCGTTAGCTTACACCTCTGAAGAAACAAGTGCAAATTGGCAGTATCAACTCGTCAATGTGAACAAAATCGATAACCGTGGCGGAACTGCGCCGAAGCAAATGGCGTATGCACAGGAAAATGAGAAGCAAGTGTCAGGTGGCTTAACAGCGGCTCTTCCACATGGGGTAACGGTACAAAAAATGATGCAGCAAAAGGCAAAGCAGAAAACAAAGCTGTCGCTCGCTTTCTCAACGATTGTAGGCAAAGGCACGAAAAAAGAGCAGTTCTATAATGTTCCGCCGAAAAAATTAGGGTATTTGTACGGGTATGTGCCTGCCGTGAATGAACGCGGTCATGTCACATATGGAGAAGTGTATTTGTCAATACGAGGGAACTCGCCTGAAATCGTAGTGAAAAATGTGACCCAGCAAGGTGTGGGTGCATGGATTCCTGTCCAGGATTACGTCTCCTTCACCTTTATGACATCAGACTCGCCACGATCTTGA